Proteins encoded within one genomic window of Nitrospira sp.:
- a CDS encoding HAD-IIIC family phosphatase, which translates to MTPNGIAPLRPATSADTPELRGDALLRQGKTEQAIQSYLDAVTSPPSTPLCLKLARSYDRIGNHAEACRWALSLVDAGDDYAAWQAGWTLFQRNAQRTVWPAARTVKVAIAGSYTTTQLGAMVRLAAARIGIRIDLYESPYGQYQQDIIDPASNLYAFAPDIVLLAVHEGDLHLAEFSPDPAEEVQREVSRWTALWNLATTLSRARIVQHNFAVPCDIPTGHLATRLPGSRYMMTQAVNTGLGAAAGTAVSIVDCERLSALIGKQRWYDPRYWNLSKQAVALDALPLLARHTAAVIAADLGLSRKCLVLDLDNTVWGGVIAEDGLAGIRLGHGPEGEAFVAFQEYLLQLKRKGVILTVCSKNNHADAVQPFEQHPEMRLQLHDIALFVANWQSKPENIRTIADTLQIGLDALVFVDDNPVERDLVRKFLPQVDVLPLPEDPAYYVRTLSQYLLLETASLTAEDSERTNQYQARAKIKALEAAANSLEDFYRSLQMHAIVTPFEETQLPRIAQLIGKTNQFNLTTRRHGMPQLEGFVRDTRYVHLALRLRDRYADHGLVSVMIARHDGDTLDIDTWLMSCRVIGRTVEATMLEHLCQRALQLGCTSIRGTYIPTAKNAMAAEAYAKQGFTRLGTNDGAETWTYDLLASGTITNPFVTSVASWEPAHGEP; encoded by the coding sequence ATGACGCCAAACGGTATCGCGCCACTACGACCGGCCACGTCCGCCGACACACCGGAGCTTCGCGGTGACGCGCTGCTCCGGCAGGGAAAGACGGAGCAAGCCATTCAATCGTATCTCGACGCCGTCACCAGTCCACCGTCTACGCCCCTCTGCCTCAAACTTGCCCGAAGCTATGACCGCATCGGCAACCATGCGGAAGCATGCCGCTGGGCACTGTCCCTTGTGGACGCGGGCGACGACTATGCAGCCTGGCAGGCCGGCTGGACGTTGTTTCAACGCAACGCACAACGCACCGTATGGCCCGCTGCGAGAACAGTCAAAGTGGCGATCGCCGGCAGCTATACCACGACTCAACTCGGTGCGATGGTGCGCCTTGCGGCGGCGAGAATCGGCATTCGGATCGACTTGTATGAAAGCCCCTACGGGCAATACCAACAGGACATCATCGATCCGGCCAGTAACCTCTACGCGTTTGCGCCCGACATCGTACTCTTGGCGGTGCACGAAGGGGATCTGCACCTGGCAGAGTTTAGCCCGGACCCCGCGGAAGAAGTGCAACGGGAAGTCAGTCGATGGACCGCACTCTGGAATCTGGCCACAACCCTGTCACGCGCCCGAATCGTCCAGCACAACTTCGCCGTGCCTTGCGACATCCCCACAGGGCATCTCGCCACCAGACTTCCTGGATCCCGTTACATGATGACCCAAGCGGTCAACACCGGCCTTGGCGCCGCAGCGGGCACCGCCGTCTCCATCGTGGATTGTGAACGACTCTCGGCGCTCATCGGCAAACAGCGTTGGTACGATCCGCGCTACTGGAACCTCTCGAAGCAGGCCGTGGCCCTCGACGCCCTCCCGCTGCTGGCCAGACATACGGCCGCGGTCATCGCAGCAGATCTCGGCTTGAGCCGGAAGTGCCTCGTGCTCGACCTGGACAACACCGTATGGGGCGGTGTCATTGCGGAGGACGGCCTTGCCGGCATCAGATTGGGGCATGGTCCCGAAGGCGAAGCGTTCGTGGCCTTTCAGGAATACCTGCTGCAGCTCAAGCGTAAAGGCGTCATTCTGACCGTCTGCTCGAAAAACAATCACGCCGACGCCGTTCAGCCCTTTGAGCAACATCCCGAGATGCGGCTGCAGTTGCACGACATCGCGCTGTTCGTCGCCAATTGGCAATCCAAGCCGGAGAATATCCGCACCATCGCCGACACACTCCAAATTGGCTTGGACGCGCTGGTATTCGTCGACGACAATCCTGTCGAGCGAGACCTCGTGCGGAAGTTTCTCCCGCAGGTCGATGTCCTTCCGCTGCCTGAGGATCCCGCCTATTACGTCAGGACGCTCTCACAGTATCTCTTGCTGGAGACCGCGTCCCTGACAGCCGAAGACAGTGAGCGGACCAACCAGTATCAAGCCCGCGCCAAAATTAAGGCCCTGGAAGCTGCCGCGAACTCCCTCGAGGATTTTTATCGCAGCCTCCAGATGCACGCCATCGTCACGCCGTTTGAGGAGACCCAGCTGCCCAGGATTGCGCAGCTCATCGGCAAGACCAATCAATTCAATCTCACCACCCGTCGCCATGGCATGCCGCAACTGGAGGGCTTCGTACGGGACACGCGTTACGTCCATCTTGCATTGCGCCTGCGCGATCGCTACGCCGACCACGGGCTCGTGAGTGTGATGATCGCGCGACATGACGGCGACACGCTGGACATCGACACGTGGCTCATGAGTTGCCGTGTCATCGGGCGTACGGTCGAGGCCACGATGCTGGAGCATCTGTGTCAACGAGCACTCCAGCTGGGCTGCACCTCGATTCGTGGAACCTACATTCCCACGGCAAAGAACGCGATGGCGGCAGAGGCCTATGCCAAACAAGGCTTCACGCGACTCGGCACGAACGATGGGGCCGAAACCTGGACCTACGATCTGCTGGCGAGCGGCACGATAACGAATCCCTTCGTCACAAGCGTTGCCTCCTGGGAGCCAGCTCATGGCGAGCCCTGA
- a CDS encoding serine acetyltransferase, which yields MLNPLLRLYRSVQELIEQISEDWAVNHRDWTMPGFRAIAVHRFGTWVSNKRPGMLRTVLLRLYRMLYRYVRNTYGIEIPLTVVLGRRLLLAHQNGLVFHWKTVVGDDCLIRHNATIGAGYGGAKTLHKGPHLGNRVEVGPGAVIFAAVTVGEGAVLGPNVVVMSDVPAGARVFAEAPRMIRLPHVSRTPAPLKTMPQHM from the coding sequence ATGCTGAACCCATTGCTGCGCTTGTATCGAAGCGTACAGGAGCTGATCGAGCAGATATCAGAAGACTGGGCCGTCAACCATCGCGACTGGACCATGCCCGGATTTCGCGCGATTGCAGTCCATCGCTTTGGCACCTGGGTCTCGAACAAGCGCCCAGGTATGCTGAGGACCGTCCTACTCAGGCTTTACCGGATGCTCTACCGCTACGTTCGCAACACCTACGGCATTGAGATTCCGCTGACGGTCGTGCTCGGGCGCAGATTATTGCTGGCGCACCAAAATGGTCTGGTGTTTCACTGGAAAACCGTCGTCGGCGACGACTGTCTTATCCGGCACAATGCCACGATCGGAGCGGGGTATGGAGGAGCAAAAACCCTCCACAAGGGCCCTCACCTCGGGAACCGCGTCGAAGTGGGACCTGGCGCGGTCATCTTTGCCGCGGTCACAGTCGGCGAGGGTGCGGTACTCGGACCAAATGTCGTGGTCATGTCCGATGTTCCGGCTGGAGCCCGGGTCTTCGCCGAAGCTCCGCGCATGATCCGACTTCCACATGTGTCGCGGACGCCCGCTCCACTTAAAACAATGCCGCAACACATGTGA
- a CDS encoding RNA-binding protein, with amino-acid sequence MGSKIYVGGLPYSATEQQLSDLFAVHGAVESARIITDKFTGQSRGFGFVEMASSDEAQKAISALNGSDMGGRTLTVNEARPQEPRSGGPGRSGGGFNDRGGKRDRW; translated from the coding sequence ATGGGTTCTAAAATTTATGTTGGCGGGTTGCCCTATTCGGCAACCGAACAGCAGTTAAGTGATTTGTTCGCGGTGCATGGGGCGGTGGAATCCGCCCGGATCATCACGGACAAGTTTACCGGCCAATCGAGAGGTTTCGGATTCGTTGAGATGGCCTCTTCTGACGAGGCACAGAAGGCGATTTCGGCTCTCAACGGCTCGGACATGGGTGGCCGGACATTGACGGTCAATGAAGCGCGTCCGCAGGAGCCCCGTTCCGGCGGTCCTGGACGGAGCGGCGGGGGGTTTAACGATCGCGGGGGCAAGCGCGATCGCTGGTAA
- a CDS encoding tetratricopeptide repeat protein, with the protein MRDGVRHPASIRPIDPPLILLTLGLLLPFGTECVAAPADKPAAKSGLPDKQVLEEEQIVSTTDKITQPVDTDAEAMRHNDLGVAFVFKGDLGQAIDEFKHALRLQPNYFAAHLNLANTLLDIGRNDAAMIEFKEALRLKPEDSKAHNDLGVALKEMGDPAGAIAEFKTVLRRNPDDVNAHNNLGVALKATGDLDGAIAEYRTAAGLQPNDVNAHFNLGLGLMEKRQPEAAISEFRTALHLRPNDAKIRLNLGNALAGIGQRMEAAQELRQYLRLELDTPANRRWLEQAEAKLRELEMP; encoded by the coding sequence ATGCGAGACGGTGTTCGCCATCCGGCGTCGATACGCCCTATTGATCCTCCCCTCATCCTGTTGACCCTCGGACTACTCCTGCCCTTCGGAACTGAGTGCGTTGCCGCGCCGGCAGACAAGCCTGCGGCCAAATCCGGCCTGCCAGACAAGCAGGTTCTGGAGGAAGAACAGATCGTCTCTACCACCGACAAGATCACCCAACCGGTGGATACCGACGCTGAAGCCATGCGCCACAACGATCTCGGGGTGGCCTTCGTCTTCAAGGGGGATCTCGGGCAGGCCATCGACGAGTTCAAACACGCACTTCGCCTCCAACCGAACTATTTCGCCGCCCACCTCAATTTGGCCAATACCCTCCTCGACATCGGCCGGAATGACGCCGCGATGATCGAGTTCAAGGAGGCCCTGCGGCTAAAGCCGGAGGATTCGAAGGCGCACAATGATTTGGGAGTCGCGCTCAAGGAAATGGGCGATCCCGCAGGCGCCATCGCCGAATTCAAGACCGTCCTACGCCGCAATCCCGACGACGTCAACGCCCACAACAATCTCGGCGTCGCCCTGAAGGCCACGGGCGATCTCGACGGGGCCATCGCGGAATATCGCACCGCCGCAGGCCTCCAGCCGAACGATGTGAATGCGCACTTCAATCTCGGACTGGGACTGATGGAAAAACGTCAGCCTGAAGCAGCGATCAGTGAATTCCGCACCGCCCTCCACCTGCGTCCCAACGACGCCAAGATCCGGCTCAACCTCGGCAATGCTCTGGCCGGGATCGGGCAGCGCATGGAAGCGGCACAGGAACTGCGGCAATACCTTCGTCTGGAACTCGACACGCCGGCCAACAGGCGGTGGCTCGAGCAGGCCGAAGCAAAACTGCGCGAACTGGAGATGCCCTAA
- a CDS encoding efflux transporter outer membrane subunit, which yields MRQASALWQQAGSLIAGLLTLSVAGCLQGQSYTRPPVSTPTDWTAMGAGPAIGGDSGAAPSADWWQAFRNEELTQFIERALAQNHDVRRAASRVIEGRAAMTTAGAGLYPQLNVQGSYTNISISKNTLAGLGLATGQQPGPQVFAKPGSSFDLWNGAADLRWELDFWGRIRRGMEAASADAQAIEQDARAVALTLIGDVGQSYFRIRELDEQIEIAQRALALRRDSLDIIRKRTSVGLASDLDVKRTEVLVAESAGQIPDLTRLRTVEAHRLEVLTGAAPGTLNLPPQPLRKIVVQPDIPVGLPSNLLERRPDILQAEASLKAANARIGQARAYFFPTLSITGQGGLQSAEFANWFTGNSANFSIGPSVTLPIFLGGTNVARLEAAESRYQQLLEGYQQTILLAFREVADLLVSIHMRTEQLTRQREQATAAGAAVGLAEVRYRKGLVNYLDVLDAQRTMLAAETQLAQTERARLTDMVSLYKALGGGWHQTPGGDAVHPQDQTGH from the coding sequence ATGAGACAGGCCTCTGCTCTATGGCAACAGGCAGGCAGCCTGATCGCAGGATTGCTGACCCTGTCGGTTGCCGGGTGTTTACAAGGTCAATCCTATACGCGCCCGCCAGTCAGCACGCCCACCGACTGGACCGCCATGGGAGCGGGTCCTGCGATCGGCGGCGACTCAGGGGCGGCACCGAGCGCCGATTGGTGGCAGGCGTTTCGCAATGAGGAACTCACCCAATTCATCGAGCGCGCACTCGCGCAGAACCATGACGTACGGCGGGCCGCCTCTCGCGTGATCGAGGGCCGCGCCGCCATGACCACCGCCGGCGCCGGCCTCTACCCGCAATTGAACGTTCAGGGCAGCTATACGAATATTTCCATCTCGAAGAACACCCTGGCAGGGTTGGGTCTGGCCACGGGGCAGCAACCCGGGCCGCAGGTCTTCGCCAAGCCCGGCAGTAGTTTTGATTTGTGGAACGGGGCAGCCGACCTTCGTTGGGAATTGGACTTCTGGGGTCGAATCCGTCGAGGGATGGAAGCGGCGTCCGCCGATGCGCAGGCCATCGAACAGGACGCCCGTGCCGTTGCCCTCACACTGATCGGGGACGTGGGGCAGTCGTATTTCCGCATCCGGGAATTGGATGAGCAGATCGAGATCGCCCAGCGGGCACTCGCGCTACGGCGCGACTCGCTGGACATTATCCGTAAGCGAACCTCGGTCGGGCTGGCATCAGACCTTGACGTAAAACGAACGGAAGTTCTGGTCGCCGAAAGCGCGGGGCAAATTCCGGATTTGACCCGCCTACGTACGGTTGAAGCGCATCGGCTGGAAGTCCTGACGGGGGCAGCCCCGGGAACATTGAATCTTCCACCTCAGCCCCTGCGGAAGATCGTCGTCCAGCCGGACATTCCGGTAGGGCTCCCGTCCAACCTGCTCGAACGACGACCTGATATTCTGCAGGCCGAGGCCAGCCTCAAAGCTGCCAATGCCCGTATCGGGCAGGCACGCGCCTACTTCTTCCCCACCCTGTCCATTACCGGCCAGGGAGGCCTGCAAAGTGCCGAGTTTGCAAACTGGTTCACAGGCAACAGCGCAAACTTCAGCATCGGCCCTTCGGTAACCCTGCCCATTTTTCTCGGCGGCACCAACGTGGCGCGGCTCGAGGCGGCGGAATCACGCTACCAACAACTGTTGGAAGGATACCAGCAGACGATTCTATTGGCCTTTCGCGAAGTCGCAGATCTGCTGGTGTCGATCCACATGCGCACAGAACAGTTGACACGCCAACGTGAACAGGCAACGGCGGCCGGCGCCGCCGTTGGTCTGGCGGAGGTCCGGTATCGCAAGGGACTCGTGAACTATCTCGATGTCCTCGATGCGCAACGCACGATGCTGGCAGCGGAAACGCAACTGGCCCAAACCGAACGGGCACGGCTCACCGACATGGTCAGCCTCTACAAGGCGCTAGGCGGAGGATGGCACCAGACTCCGGGAGGCGACGCCGTTCACCCCCAAGACCAGACCGGACACTAA
- a CDS encoding efflux RND transporter periplasmic adaptor subunit translates to MMILNRFSVWLALACAVLAAWSILTAGKTAPMPTPIVAPPRSPYDTTVAASGIIEAANENVRIGPPTAGLVTRVLVAVGDRVRDGDPLLQLDDRDLRAQLVARQAAIPPAEAQVEEQTYRIGDLNTQLKRLKAVGDSRAVSDDDIKRTWYALEMAKRAMTRHEAALKQVIAQRDETQMLLDRLTVRAPRAGTILQVNIRAGEFALTIGASEPLMLLGDMQQLQVRAEVDEINAPLVTPHRPAVAYPKGSTAQPIPLTFVRIEPYIVPKKSLTGENTERVDTRVLQIIYRFERPTFPVYTGQQVDVFIERGPVGPDQAVESPR, encoded by the coding sequence ATGATGATTCTCAATCGATTCAGCGTCTGGCTTGCGCTTGCCTGCGCCGTGCTCGCTGCATGGAGCATCCTGACCGCAGGCAAGACCGCACCGATGCCGACTCCAATCGTGGCGCCCCCACGCTCTCCCTATGACACGACCGTGGCCGCGAGCGGCATCATCGAGGCAGCCAACGAGAACGTGCGCATTGGCCCCCCCACCGCCGGCCTCGTCACACGAGTCTTGGTCGCAGTCGGCGATCGGGTGCGCGACGGCGATCCGCTCCTTCAACTCGATGACCGGGACCTTCGCGCGCAGCTCGTAGCACGCCAGGCCGCGATCCCCCCGGCGGAAGCACAAGTTGAGGAACAGACCTACCGCATTGGAGATCTCAACACCCAACTCAAGCGGTTAAAAGCCGTAGGCGACAGTCGGGCCGTCAGTGATGACGACATCAAACGCACCTGGTACGCCTTGGAAATGGCAAAACGCGCGATGACCCGCCACGAGGCTGCGTTGAAACAAGTCATTGCACAGCGGGATGAAACACAAATGCTGCTCGATCGACTGACAGTCCGTGCACCAAGGGCCGGCACGATTCTTCAGGTCAACATCCGGGCCGGTGAATTTGCCCTCACGATCGGCGCGAGCGAACCGCTGATGTTGCTGGGAGACATGCAACAGCTGCAAGTTCGTGCCGAAGTCGATGAGATCAATGCACCGCTCGTGACGCCGCATCGGCCCGCCGTGGCTTATCCCAAAGGCAGTACCGCCCAACCGATCCCCCTGACGTTCGTCCGGATTGAGCCCTATATCGTGCCGAAGAAATCGCTGACCGGAGAGAACACCGAACGTGTGGACACCCGCGTCCTCCAGATCATCTACCGGTTTGAGCGGCCGACGTTTCCGGTCTACACAGGACAGCAGGTCGACGTGTTTATCGAGCGCGGCCCCGTCGGACCAGATCAAGCCGTGGAGTCACCACGATGA
- a CDS encoding ABC transporter ATP-binding protein, whose protein sequence is MHVHADTQGPLAASPPATAVQVRGLVKSFGTGDTTVTVLKGIDLDVYFGELLLLVGESGGGKTTLLSAIAGILDIDAGELEVLGAPLTHMPPDARTRFRGQRMGFIFQQFNLLPSLTAAENVAIPLLIQGLQKKDAISRGRLMLERVGLGDRTEFLPRNLSGGQQQRVAIARALVNDPQLLVCDEPTAALDGPNGQKIMELIRDVGRAPDRCVIVVTHDSRVFQFGDRMAELTDGRIVGIHPIQKEATA, encoded by the coding sequence ATGCATGTGCACGCAGACACGCAAGGGCCACTCGCTGCCTCCCCTCCCGCCACCGCTGTGCAGGTACGGGGACTCGTGAAATCGTTCGGCACCGGGGACACGACGGTGACCGTACTCAAGGGGATCGATCTCGACGTGTACTTCGGCGAATTGCTGCTGCTGGTCGGGGAATCGGGCGGCGGGAAGACCACCTTACTCTCGGCCATCGCGGGCATTCTGGACATCGACGCGGGCGAGTTGGAGGTGCTAGGCGCCCCATTGACGCACATGCCCCCGGACGCACGCACACGCTTTCGAGGCCAGCGCATGGGGTTCATCTTTCAACAATTCAATCTCCTCCCGTCGCTCACCGCGGCGGAAAATGTGGCCATTCCGCTGCTGATTCAGGGCCTCCAGAAAAAGGACGCGATCTCGCGAGGGCGGTTGATGTTGGAACGTGTCGGACTCGGCGACCGGACCGAATTTCTGCCCAGGAACCTGTCCGGCGGGCAACAACAGCGCGTGGCCATCGCACGGGCCTTGGTGAACGATCCACAACTGCTGGTCTGCGACGAACCGACGGCCGCCCTCGACGGACCGAACGGCCAAAAGATCATGGAGTTGATCCGGGACGTGGGACGAGCCCCCGACCGTTGCGTCATCGTCGTCACCCATGACAGTCGCGTATTTCAATTCGGCGATCGCATGGCGGAACTCACGGACGGACGTATCGTCGGTATCCACCCGATTCAGAAAGAGGCCACGGCATGA
- a CDS encoding FtsX-like permease family protein, which yields MSYVALKMLFGDRAKYLMLLCGLTFSVMLIVQQGSIFWGLMMWSQSSVTNINVPIWVTDPGIGQVDEVKPIADTAVDRVRSVSGVEWAVRLYKGVLRARLSNGDYHQITLTGLDAPTLIGRPTDVLEGRFEDILQPDAVVLDQWAVERMGGPTVITIGTVFELNDKLARVVAIAKTQKNFTNIPVVYTTYERAMRYVPRERRTLSYVLAKAKDGVPEAELTSRIQEQTGLGAFTAQDFGWKTISWVLKNTGIGINFGTTIVLGFIVGMAIAGQTFYLFTVENLKQFGALKAMGASTFTLARMILLQAFTVGFTGYGIGIGLATGFGLLSANSGGLPFVETWQLLLIVLIALLGICACSALISIVKLARLEPAIVFR from the coding sequence ATGAGCTACGTGGCGCTCAAAATGCTCTTCGGCGACCGCGCAAAATATCTCATGCTGCTCTGCGGGCTCACCTTTTCGGTCATGTTGATCGTGCAGCAGGGGTCGATTTTCTGGGGTCTCATGATGTGGTCGCAATCCAGCGTGACGAATATCAACGTCCCGATTTGGGTCACGGATCCCGGCATCGGCCAGGTTGACGAGGTGAAGCCGATTGCCGACACCGCCGTCGATCGTGTGCGTAGCGTCTCCGGTGTGGAGTGGGCGGTTCGACTCTATAAGGGAGTGCTGCGCGCCCGTCTCTCCAACGGGGATTATCACCAGATCACGCTGACCGGGCTGGATGCCCCCACACTCATCGGACGCCCGACCGACGTGCTCGAAGGCCGATTCGAGGACATCTTGCAGCCCGATGCCGTCGTGCTGGATCAATGGGCCGTTGAACGCATGGGCGGCCCAACGGTCATCACAATCGGAACCGTGTTCGAACTGAACGACAAACTGGCCCGTGTGGTGGCCATTGCCAAGACACAGAAAAACTTCACCAACATTCCGGTGGTGTACACCACCTACGAGCGGGCGATGCGTTATGTGCCCCGCGAGCGCCGCACACTCTCCTACGTACTGGCCAAGGCCAAAGACGGAGTACCCGAGGCGGAGCTGACGTCGCGCATCCAGGAACAGACCGGCCTTGGAGCCTTTACCGCACAAGACTTCGGCTGGAAGACGATCAGCTGGGTACTCAAAAACACTGGCATCGGTATCAACTTCGGCACGACCATCGTGCTGGGGTTCATCGTCGGCATGGCCATCGCCGGGCAAACGTTCTATCTGTTTACCGTGGAAAACCTCAAGCAATTCGGGGCACTGAAAGCCATGGGCGCATCCACCTTCACCTTGGCACGGATGATTTTGCTGCAAGCCTTCACCGTCGGATTCACCGGCTATGGAATCGGCATCGGCCTCGCCACGGGATTCGGCCTTCTCTCCGCCAACAGCGGCGGGCTGCCCTTTGTGGAAACGTGGCAGTTGCTTCTCATTGTGCTCATCGCGCTCCTGGGGATCTGTGCCTGTTCCGCCTTGATCAGTATCGTCAAACTCGCGCGCCTCGAACCCGCGATCGTGTTCCGGTGA
- a CDS encoding sigma 54-interacting transcriptional regulator: MGTVFDTRDRFHILSTLLQTKTLRQFDERLQDELLPILRCSILGLYLYSETTAAFSPVSDIFRDPTSPAYPIAQLPAAGTIKEAAVRAGQAILANDLSNAPWTEAQAIDPLIYRRSSVLVAPVTIPAEPPIGAPAKTLAVIVAVAMEGPDAFTEEDRDFLEVLGQHIAPVLTAVLAAEERDTLVAINGQVVLGAITLDNLIHSIQPILRNVIHHDVTGLVRFVGEPHNRWFDIVACEGVAIDQDALRQFPFEHMAAAEILTTGKPLLLTGHNQERFAEHRYFESLGVFSAMLCPLLVRGKPYGFLAIGSKRRNAFSERDLALTEQIGFHLSHAITNLSAYDQIRQLKDQLEQENVYLREEMGASLDLKSLVGDSPALQKSLRAIEMVAPTDSTVLITGETGTGKELVAQAIHRLSPRQQKALITVNCAALPPTLIESELFGHEKGAFTSATARKLGRFELAHGGTIFLDEVGELPIDVQMKLLRVLEAQEFNRVGGTQTIRVDVRVLAATNVDLDQAIKRNSFRADLFYRLNVFPLRLPTLRERLQDIPLLARHFVQKYSQRHRKPVTRIHSAALKALSAYDWPGNVRELEHVIERAVIVSRTSTLTTEDLDGLGRTTPPATNPRTMAEAERAHILETLIRTHWVLAGKQGAAQELGMKRSTLQHRMKKLAIIRPAQANH, from the coding sequence ATGGGCACCGTTTTTGATACACGTGATCGGTTCCATATTCTGAGCACGCTGCTTCAGACCAAAACGCTCCGCCAGTTTGACGAACGCCTGCAGGATGAGCTTCTACCGATCCTTAGATGCTCCATCCTCGGCCTCTACCTCTACAGCGAGACCACTGCGGCGTTTTCACCCGTATCGGATATTTTTCGAGACCCAACCTCTCCTGCGTACCCTATTGCCCAACTCCCGGCAGCAGGCACCATCAAGGAAGCCGCCGTCCGCGCCGGACAGGCCATTCTCGCCAATGATCTCAGCAACGCGCCCTGGACGGAAGCTCAGGCAATTGATCCTCTGATCTACCGACGTTCATCGGTCCTGGTGGCGCCGGTCACGATACCTGCCGAGCCCCCAATCGGCGCGCCAGCCAAGACCTTGGCGGTCATCGTGGCAGTCGCAATGGAAGGGCCGGACGCATTTACCGAAGAGGATCGAGACTTTCTCGAAGTGCTGGGCCAACACATCGCGCCTGTGCTGACCGCCGTGTTGGCGGCGGAAGAACGCGACACGCTGGTCGCCATCAATGGTCAGGTGGTGCTCGGCGCCATCACGCTCGACAATCTGATCCATTCGATTCAGCCGATTCTCCGCAACGTCATTCACCATGATGTGACAGGCCTCGTACGGTTTGTCGGCGAACCCCACAATCGCTGGTTTGACATCGTCGCTTGCGAAGGCGTCGCCATAGACCAGGACGCGTTGCGACAATTTCCATTCGAGCACATGGCCGCGGCAGAAATCCTGACGACCGGCAAGCCGCTGCTCCTCACCGGGCACAACCAGGAGCGATTTGCTGAGCATCGCTACTTCGAATCACTCGGCGTCTTCTCCGCTATGCTCTGCCCTCTTCTGGTTCGTGGAAAACCCTATGGCTTCCTGGCCATCGGGAGCAAAAGGCGGAATGCATTCTCCGAGCGTGACTTGGCACTGACTGAACAGATCGGCTTTCACCTGTCCCACGCGATCACCAATCTCTCAGCCTACGATCAGATTCGTCAGCTCAAAGACCAATTGGAGCAGGAAAACGTCTATCTGCGGGAAGAAATGGGCGCGTCGTTAGACCTGAAGAGCCTGGTGGGCGACAGTCCTGCGTTACAAAAATCGCTGCGCGCCATCGAGATGGTAGCCCCCACAGACTCTACCGTGCTCATCACCGGAGAAACAGGAACCGGCAAAGAACTGGTGGCCCAGGCCATTCATCGACTTTCGCCACGTCAGCAGAAAGCCTTGATCACCGTAAATTGCGCCGCACTTCCGCCCACGCTCATCGAATCCGAACTGTTTGGACATGAAAAGGGAGCCTTTACCAGCGCGACCGCCCGCAAGCTGGGTCGATTCGAACTCGCACACGGCGGGACCATTTTTCTGGACGAGGTGGGAGAACTCCCGATCGACGTGCAAATGAAACTCCTGCGTGTCCTGGAAGCCCAAGAGTTCAACCGGGTCGGTGGGACACAGACCATCCGAGTCGACGTCCGCGTCCTTGCCGCCACGAATGTTGATCTGGATCAAGCCATCAAACGAAACAGCTTTCGTGCCGACCTGTTCTACCGCCTGAATGTCTTTCCGCTTCGCCTTCCGACGTTGCGCGAACGCCTTCAGGATATTCCACTTCTGGCACGCCACTTTGTTCAGAAGTACAGCCAACGGCATCGGAAGCCGGTCACGCGCATTCACAGCGCCGCGCTCAAGGCGCTCTCTGCCTATGATTGGCCCGGCAATGTGCGTGAACTGGAACACGTCATCGAACGTGCGGTGATCGTCAGCCGGACCTCGACCTTGACGACCGAGGACCTCGACGGCCTGGGACGCACCACTCCTCCCGCCACCAATCCGCGCACCATGGCGGAGGCCGAGCGGGCGCATATCCTTGAGACACTGATCCGAACACATTGGGTCCTGGCAGGCAAGCAAGGCGCGGCACAGGAATTGGGCATGAAACGATCAACCCTTCAACACCGCATGAAAAAATTGGCTATCATCCGTCCTGCGCAAGCGAATCATTGA